Proteins encoded within one genomic window of Paenarthrobacter sp. JL.01a:
- a CDS encoding type I restriction-modification system subunit M: MALKKSDLYSSLWKSCDELRGGMDASQYKDYILTMLFVKYVSDKSKSDQSSLIDVPIGGSFDDMVAVKGDKEIGDKVNKIIAKLAEANDLQKVIDLADFNDEEKLGKGKEMQDRLSKLVTIFQELDFRGSRAEGDDLLGDAYEYLMRHFATESGKSKGQFYTPAEVSRVLAKLIGVTPQTPRSATVYDPTCGSGSLLLKVAAESRLGLTIYGQEKDNATWALSKMNMILHGNEIADIRKGDTITSPQFTSNDSLDTFDFIVANPPFSIKSWSNGLENDFGRFEYGMPPEKNGDYAFLLHILKSMKSTGKAAVILPHGVLFRGGAEGNIRKQLLKRGLIKGIIGLPANLFYGTGIPACVIVLDKQNAQARSGVFMIDASKGYLKDGNKNRLRSQDMHKIVDVFTNQQEVDRYSRMVPLDEIGSTTNDYNLNIPRYIDSSEPEDIQDLHAHLHGGIPNRDIDALSASWDAFPQLRKVLFQETDLSGYSQLKIDIDEVQQSILDSQEFADFSTAAQSQVIDWYAAHRPSMESISPSTSPNDLIASMADDLLERFKSTALLDEYDVYEQLMSYWHAVMHDDVFLIMHEGWLTAAKPRKAIEDKDRKITEVPDLVIGSGRAAVKYKMDLIPPTLIVARYFAAEQEHLDTLVTLAEDAARQIEEFTDLHATEEGLLSAALDDGKISKALATSRLRDANREQGDPEEIEALKTLIELYNREASAKRLVKDEIATLDSLTLSQYGKLTENDVKTLVLEDKWHASIAAAISGEITQLTHNLVARIKELGGRYDQTVGDLDADLKQLQLKVSQHLMEMGIR; this comes from the coding sequence GTGGCGCTCAAAAAATCGGACCTTTACAGCTCGCTCTGGAAGAGCTGTGACGAGCTACGTGGCGGCATGGATGCAAGTCAGTACAAGGACTACATCCTGACCATGCTGTTCGTGAAGTACGTGTCGGACAAGTCCAAATCAGATCAGAGCTCCCTGATCGATGTACCTATTGGCGGATCCTTCGACGACATGGTCGCGGTCAAGGGCGATAAGGAGATCGGCGACAAAGTCAACAAGATCATAGCTAAACTCGCCGAAGCAAACGACCTACAGAAAGTCATCGATCTAGCCGACTTCAATGATGAAGAAAAGCTCGGCAAGGGCAAAGAGATGCAAGACCGGCTTTCAAAGCTTGTCACCATTTTTCAAGAACTAGACTTCCGAGGCTCTCGTGCTGAAGGAGACGACCTTCTCGGCGATGCATACGAGTATCTGATGCGGCACTTCGCCACCGAATCGGGCAAGTCAAAAGGGCAATTTTATACTCCCGCCGAAGTGTCCCGAGTGCTAGCCAAGTTGATCGGCGTTACTCCACAAACTCCACGATCAGCCACCGTGTATGACCCCACCTGCGGGTCCGGGTCGTTACTACTTAAGGTTGCTGCAGAATCCCGTCTCGGCCTCACTATATATGGGCAGGAGAAGGACAATGCGACCTGGGCACTATCAAAGATGAACATGATCCTGCATGGTAACGAAATTGCCGACATCCGTAAGGGTGATACGATAACTAGCCCCCAGTTCACCAGCAACGATTCACTCGACACCTTCGATTTTATTGTTGCAAACCCGCCATTCTCTATTAAGTCTTGGAGCAACGGCCTAGAAAATGATTTCGGCCGATTCGAGTACGGCATGCCGCCGGAGAAGAATGGGGACTATGCCTTCTTGCTCCACATTTTGAAGTCCATGAAGAGCACGGGTAAAGCAGCCGTGATTCTTCCTCACGGCGTTCTATTCAGAGGCGGCGCCGAAGGCAACATACGTAAGCAGCTTCTAAAGCGCGGCCTCATTAAGGGCATTATCGGCTTGCCCGCTAACCTGTTCTACGGCACAGGCATCCCAGCGTGTGTCATTGTTCTTGACAAACAAAATGCCCAGGCGAGATCCGGAGTATTCATGATCGACGCCTCGAAGGGGTACTTGAAAGACGGTAACAAGAACCGTCTGCGGTCACAGGACATGCACAAAATTGTTGATGTCTTCACCAACCAACAAGAGGTCGACCGCTACTCGCGCATGGTCCCCCTTGATGAGATTGGTAGCACTACAAACGACTACAACCTCAACATACCCCGCTACATTGACTCTTCAGAGCCTGAGGATATTCAGGATCTGCATGCCCATCTGCACGGCGGCATCCCTAACCGCGACATCGATGCACTCAGCGCCAGTTGGGATGCTTTCCCCCAGCTTCGGAAGGTCCTTTTTCAGGAAACCGACTTGTCAGGCTACAGCCAGCTCAAAATTGATATCGATGAGGTACAGCAGTCGATTTTGGACTCTCAGGAATTCGCCGATTTTTCCACAGCGGCCCAGAGCCAGGTCATTGACTGGTATGCCGCGCATCGACCTTCGATGGAGAGCATTAGCCCCAGCACGAGTCCCAACGACTTAATCGCATCGATGGCCGACGACCTACTTGAACGCTTCAAGAGTACAGCCCTGTTGGATGAGTATGACGTGTACGAGCAACTCATGAGTTACTGGCACGCGGTCATGCATGATGACGTTTTTTTGATCATGCACGAAGGCTGGCTTACCGCCGCCAAACCTCGGAAGGCTATAGAAGACAAGGATCGGAAAATTACCGAGGTGCCCGACCTGGTAATTGGATCGGGTCGCGCCGCCGTAAAGTACAAGATGGACCTAATTCCGCCCACGCTTATTGTTGCTAGATACTTTGCAGCCGAACAAGAACACTTGGACACTCTGGTTACCCTCGCCGAAGACGCGGCGCGTCAGATCGAGGAGTTTACGGACCTGCACGCAACCGAAGAAGGATTGCTATCGGCAGCACTTGACGACGGCAAGATAAGCAAGGCTCTGGCTACAAGCCGACTACGTGATGCTAATCGTGAGCAGGGAGACCCCGAAGAAATTGAAGCACTAAAAACCCTCATCGAACTCTATAACCGGGAAGCTTCAGCCAAGAGGTTGGTCAAGGATGAGATCGCCACACTGGACAGCTTGACGCTCAGTCAATATGGAAAGCTCACTGAGAACGACGTCAAAACCTTGGTACTCGAGGATAAGTGGCACGCTTCAATCGCCGCTGCCATTTCTGGAGAGATCACGCAGTTGACTCACAACCTCGTTGCCCGAATCAAAGAACTGGGTGGCCGATACGACCAAACTGTAGGAGACCTCGACGCAGATCTCAAACAACTCCAACTCAAAGTGTCACAGCACCTTATGGAGATGGGGATCAGATGA
- a CDS encoding replication-relaxation family protein, producing the protein MTSKDALPVGYPFASDPEGASSQLDGESLPLVAPNNGASASIKSHAAPRATQRRLRAVEARLSDRDLAVLASVERFRFLTAEHIEALHFNDHASAESGGRTCRRVLVRLRRERVLGVLTRRVGGVRAGSQGLVYFVDTAGQRLQQQGGSSRRGRRFPEPSARFLDHTLAIAYVAVGIKAAAGALGAEVVQVAPEKEARRPFIDRLGGTQVLRPDLYVELAARPGDEDVKAFFVEIDLGHESLPTVLRKCQQYEAYYQTGIEQRDFGGFPRVVWVMGAYRPDIAERRRQTLQASLTRGVRLTPELYRVTAAEEVAAQLVQEVRHG; encoded by the coding sequence ATGACGTCAAAAGATGCACTACCGGTCGGCTACCCGTTCGCGTCGGATCCAGAAGGGGCATCGTCGCAGCTCGACGGCGAATCCCTGCCATTAGTGGCGCCGAATAATGGTGCTTCCGCTAGCATCAAGTCGCATGCAGCCCCGCGTGCCACCCAGCGTCGTCTGCGTGCCGTCGAAGCTCGACTCAGTGACCGCGACCTTGCCGTTCTGGCGTCTGTCGAGCGCTTCCGGTTCCTGACTGCCGAACACATAGAGGCGCTGCACTTCAACGACCATGCCTCGGCAGAATCAGGTGGGCGAACGTGTCGCCGTGTTCTGGTCCGATTGCGCCGGGAGCGTGTTTTGGGTGTCCTCACTCGTCGAGTGGGTGGCGTTCGGGCTGGCTCCCAGGGGCTGGTGTACTTCGTCGACACGGCCGGGCAACGTCTGCAGCAGCAAGGGGGTTCCAGCCGTCGGGGCCGACGCTTCCCGGAACCATCGGCGCGCTTCTTGGATCACACGCTGGCAATTGCTTACGTGGCAGTCGGCATCAAAGCTGCGGCAGGTGCCTTAGGTGCAGAGGTGGTACAGGTGGCGCCGGAGAAGGAGGCTCGCCGCCCATTTATCGACCGTCTCGGCGGCACTCAGGTGCTGCGCCCTGACCTGTACGTTGAGCTCGCTGCCCGCCCCGGAGATGAGGATGTCAAAGCTTTCTTCGTGGAAATCGACCTTGGCCACGAAAGCCTACCGACGGTGTTGCGGAAGTGTCAGCAGTACGAGGCGTACTACCAAACCGGTATCGAGCAGCGTGATTTCGGCGGCTTTCCCCGCGTGGTCTGGGTGATGGGCGCCTATCGTCCCGACATCGCCGAGCGACGTCGGCAAACCTTGCAGGCCTCACTGACGCGAGGCGTCAGGCTCACGCCGGAGCTTTACCGCGTGACGGCAGCTGAGGAGGTGGCGGCGCAGCTGGTCCAGGAGGTTCGTCATGGGTGA
- a CDS encoding helix-turn-helix domain-containing protein, translated as METEEMQEKDIQGLAETIRTQRQKLGLSASEVARQAGVAKGTITRLELGQIANPRMDNLRAIADVLQLPLTDILAESSLLRGSDLPTLSPYLRTKFKDMPDSAVREIEDHFRDVAARHGIDINTGPAPGEDE; from the coding sequence TTGGAGACAGAAGAAATGCAGGAAAAAGATATACAAGGCTTGGCTGAAACCATCAGAACTCAGCGTCAGAAGCTTGGCCTTTCAGCCAGTGAGGTTGCCCGACAGGCAGGCGTGGCCAAAGGCACCATTACGCGGCTGGAGTTGGGGCAAATCGCCAATCCTCGCATGGATAACCTGCGTGCCATCGCTGACGTTCTCCAGCTTCCGCTCACCGACATCCTGGCGGAGTCGAGTCTGCTGCGCGGCTCCGACCTCCCGACACTCAGTCCGTATCTCCGGACGAAGTTCAAAGATATGCCCGACAGCGCAGTCCGTGAAATTGAAGACCATTTCCGTGATGTCGCCGCCCGGCATGGCATCGATATAAATACCGGTCCAGCCCCAGGCGAGGACGAATAA
- a CDS encoding DNA-methyltransferase: MGEPVNVLYVGDALDELRKLPSDSVDMCLTSPPYFRLRDYGANGQLGLEANVDSWAEAIRVMAGEVRRVLVPTGTFWLNLGDTYANHPRQGAPSKSLLLAPERVAQLLQEDGWIVRNKIIWAKPNPMPSSVGDRLTATHEVIYLFAKQGRYHFDLDAIRRPHRSRSGKPPRPGTRRPAKERWRGPNADSTTGLAAMKALGSVGHPLGKNPGDVWTIATSAGKGSHHATFPEPLVRQCIQAGTPEARCAICRAPWRRPVRRLGATATRLALQATCGHAGDSEPGIVLDPFMGSGSTAVVAEALGRHWVGIELNPTFAEEARARIAAARPRSPPGV; this comes from the coding sequence ATGGGTGAGCCGGTCAATGTTCTGTATGTCGGCGATGCCCTGGATGAACTGCGCAAGCTTCCGTCGGACTCGGTTGATATGTGTCTGACGAGTCCGCCGTACTTCCGGCTGCGTGATTACGGCGCGAACGGACAACTTGGACTGGAGGCGAACGTCGATTCCTGGGCCGAGGCCATCCGGGTGATGGCTGGCGAGGTTCGCCGTGTGCTGGTGCCGACGGGTACGTTCTGGCTCAACCTCGGTGATACCTACGCCAACCACCCTCGCCAAGGTGCGCCGTCGAAAAGTTTGCTACTGGCTCCCGAGCGCGTCGCCCAGCTGTTGCAGGAGGACGGCTGGATAGTGCGGAATAAGATCATCTGGGCCAAGCCCAACCCGATGCCGAGCAGTGTGGGAGACCGACTGACTGCCACTCATGAGGTCATCTACTTGTTTGCAAAGCAAGGCCGCTACCACTTCGATCTGGACGCCATTCGGAGGCCGCACCGTTCACGTTCCGGTAAGCCACCCCGCCCTGGAACTCGTCGCCCGGCTAAGGAGCGGTGGCGCGGGCCGAACGCTGACTCGACAACCGGCCTCGCAGCTATGAAAGCGCTGGGCAGCGTCGGGCATCCGCTAGGTAAGAATCCCGGCGACGTGTGGACGATCGCCACGTCTGCAGGCAAGGGAAGCCATCACGCTACGTTCCCAGAGCCTCTCGTTAGGCAGTGCATCCAAGCCGGCACTCCTGAGGCTCGCTGCGCAATCTGCCGTGCCCCTTGGCGGCGTCCGGTTCGCCGGCTTGGCGCAACAGCCACGCGCCTAGCTCTTCAGGCAACATGTGGGCATGCTGGCGATTCTGAGCCAGGTATCGTCCTTGACCCCTTCATGGGGAGTGGCTCGACAGCGGTCGTCGCCGAAGCCCTGGGGCGGCACTGGGTGGGGATCGAGCTCAATCCAACGTTTGCCGAAGAAGCTCGGGCCCGCATTGCCGCAGCGCGCCCGCGATCGCCGCCTGGCGTGTAG
- a CDS encoding type IV secretory system conjugative DNA transfer family protein, whose amino-acid sequence MSSPESVLRQLVWQEIHWPRPLEDEQAINLLRLWSAQSHAPQIILEARATRLGIRYLVGSQRRHASPIRRDIERLVAGTIVVADDGERLPAQAVRRVRVNTPVQSLEPRSAEGSTRSLLASLAAVQGDERLVIQIVLGPRFAPQLTPRTIPQVDQGIASMVLRGIQPEQRRGVSRGVENKQGEHGFASYVRIGVRAREEDRRRTLIGGVVSAFRSMVAPGLRFQVDFDHTQKLNHPSSEWPRFAFGQRLSAIEVGMLSAWPIGEGPVAYPGQSPAHPRQIRPSFAASSTDRIIASATAPGSTGVRLGLSPADSCHHVWAMGPTGVGKSSMLLSLIIDDMAAGRSCVVIEPKDLIRDVLKHVPADRQDDVVVLDPLDSEPVGINPLDGHGRSPALVADQLFGTFHALYGDQLGPRSSDILRHSLLVLAQRKDASLAMLPILLNNKKFRQSVTQHIAGGDPFSAGPFWHWYEQLSPEASGQVTAPLMNKLRPLLDPHLRHVLAQPTPRFNVRQVLTERKILLVPLQKGVLGPEAAQILGAMVVAELWQAIQERASLPTSNRHPIMVYLDEVQEYLRLPTDIGDALATSRGLGAAFHVAHQYLDQLPSSMRTAFEANCRSRVFFQLAARDAKAAAAMAPGLEPEDFMALPARHIYAQLVRSGAVTDWASGATLTVPKPTSSPGTIRTRSRKQFGQSTEAIEQGLRSVLRPSAEDEATSGRRRRSQP is encoded by the coding sequence ATGAGTAGTCCTGAATCCGTCCTTCGGCAGCTGGTGTGGCAGGAGATCCACTGGCCGCGTCCGCTTGAGGATGAGCAAGCTATCAACCTGCTGCGTCTATGGAGCGCGCAAAGCCACGCACCGCAAATTATCTTGGAAGCCCGGGCTACCCGCCTTGGCATCCGTTACCTTGTTGGTTCTCAGCGTCGGCATGCCTCGCCTATCCGCCGCGACATCGAACGCCTTGTCGCTGGAACCATCGTGGTTGCTGATGATGGCGAACGGCTACCGGCGCAAGCTGTTCGTCGAGTGCGCGTCAACACGCCTGTCCAATCACTAGAGCCTCGATCTGCGGAGGGCTCGACACGCTCTCTCCTAGCGAGTCTGGCGGCCGTCCAAGGCGACGAGAGATTGGTGATCCAGATTGTCCTCGGGCCGAGGTTTGCGCCGCAGCTGACGCCCCGGACCATACCGCAGGTCGACCAGGGCATCGCTTCCATGGTGCTTCGGGGCATCCAGCCGGAGCAGCGTCGTGGCGTTTCCCGTGGCGTTGAAAACAAGCAAGGTGAGCATGGCTTTGCGAGCTATGTCCGCATAGGCGTCAGGGCCAGAGAGGAGGACCGTCGCCGAACGCTTATTGGTGGCGTCGTCAGCGCGTTTCGCTCCATGGTGGCGCCAGGACTTCGTTTTCAAGTGGATTTTGACCATACCCAGAAGCTCAATCACCCGAGTTCTGAGTGGCCGCGCTTCGCCTTTGGGCAGCGCCTATCTGCCATTGAAGTCGGCATGCTTAGCGCATGGCCAATTGGTGAGGGACCTGTGGCTTACCCTGGCCAGTCACCAGCTCATCCGAGGCAGATCCGACCCTCATTCGCGGCGTCATCCACGGATCGCATCATCGCCTCGGCGACGGCGCCGGGATCCACAGGTGTCCGGCTAGGTTTATCGCCCGCCGATAGCTGCCACCATGTTTGGGCTATGGGGCCGACTGGGGTGGGTAAGAGCTCCATGCTCTTATCGCTGATCATCGATGACATGGCCGCAGGGCGGAGCTGCGTTGTGATCGAACCAAAGGATCTCATTCGCGACGTCCTCAAGCATGTACCTGCCGACCGTCAAGACGACGTTGTTGTGCTCGACCCACTCGACAGTGAACCGGTCGGCATCAACCCGCTTGACGGCCACGGCCGCAGCCCCGCGCTTGTCGCGGATCAACTGTTCGGCACCTTCCACGCGCTCTACGGTGATCAGCTCGGTCCGCGCAGCTCTGACATCCTGCGGCACTCACTGCTGGTGCTGGCTCAGCGCAAGGATGCGAGCTTGGCTATGCTGCCGATTTTGCTCAACAACAAAAAGTTCCGGCAGTCAGTTACGCAGCACATCGCTGGCGGCGACCCGTTCTCGGCAGGGCCATTTTGGCACTGGTATGAGCAGCTGTCGCCTGAGGCAAGTGGCCAGGTCACCGCTCCGCTCATGAACAAGCTGCGCCCGCTCTTAGACCCGCATCTGCGCCATGTCCTTGCACAGCCGACGCCCCGCTTTAACGTCCGTCAGGTACTGACCGAGCGGAAGATTCTGCTCGTGCCGCTTCAGAAGGGAGTGTTAGGGCCCGAAGCTGCCCAGATACTTGGAGCTATGGTGGTTGCTGAACTCTGGCAGGCCATACAGGAACGTGCCAGCCTTCCGACGAGCAATCGCCATCCGATCATGGTCTACCTCGACGAGGTCCAGGAGTACCTTCGTCTGCCGACTGACATCGGTGATGCACTGGCGACCTCCCGGGGTCTGGGCGCTGCCTTTCACGTGGCGCATCAGTATTTAGATCAGCTGCCCTCAAGCATGCGCACCGCATTTGAAGCCAATTGCCGCTCTCGCGTTTTCTTCCAACTTGCCGCACGTGACGCCAAGGCTGCCGCTGCAATGGCTCCCGGACTTGAACCGGAAGACTTCATGGCGTTGCCGGCACGTCACATTTACGCGCAGCTTGTCCGTAGTGGTGCGGTCACTGACTGGGCATCAGGAGCCACGCTCACCGTGCCGAAGCCAACGTCGTCTCCTGGCACGATCCGGACGCGCAGTCGTAAACAATTCGGTCAGTCCACGGAGGCTATCGAGCAGGGGCTTCGGAGTGTCCTTCGCCCATCAGCAGAGGACGAGGCGACCAGTGGGCGACGCAGAAGGAGCCAGCCATGA
- a CDS encoding ImmA/IrrE family metallo-endopeptidase, whose product MTNEHISTYIERSVLATLRGLIPNREVRSQEEAKRVAEHQATRLLELHRIETGPVPVEFIADLPKIEIEIVDAPVSGASFWNGTNWIIQLNKHEPYCRQRFTLAHEYKHIIDHNRADALYIGSRDATPAEQAEQAADYFAGCLLVPKKLLKRAYYGGMQRTADLADYFQVSETAMTVRLRQTGIVEPAPRCTPQSTPFSRSWQYRMNRRTQIQGV is encoded by the coding sequence ATGACCAACGAACATATTTCTACATATATCGAACGGAGCGTCCTGGCTACTCTCCGAGGCCTTATTCCTAACAGGGAAGTTCGTTCCCAGGAAGAGGCCAAGCGTGTCGCCGAACACCAAGCCACCCGACTGCTGGAGCTCCATCGGATCGAGACTGGTCCAGTGCCGGTTGAATTCATCGCCGATCTGCCAAAGATTGAAATCGAGATCGTAGACGCTCCGGTCTCAGGCGCCAGCTTCTGGAACGGCACTAACTGGATCATTCAGCTCAACAAGCACGAACCCTACTGCCGCCAGCGGTTCACCTTGGCCCACGAGTACAAGCACATCATCGACCACAACCGCGCCGACGCTCTATACATCGGCAGCCGTGATGCCACCCCAGCCGAACAGGCTGAGCAGGCTGCCGATTACTTCGCCGGCTGCCTGCTGGTTCCCAAAAAGCTACTGAAGCGCGCGTACTACGGCGGTATGCAGCGTACGGCTGATCTCGCCGACTACTTCCAGGTTTCCGAAACCGCGATGACCGTACGCCTGCGCCAGACGGGCATCGTCGAACCTGCGCCGCGATGCACGCCGCAAAGCACCCCATTCTCCCGTTCATGGCAGTACCGCATGAATCGCCGCACCCAAATACAAGGAGTTTGA
- a CDS encoding restriction endonuclease subunit S — protein MSHDATLLKDKSTEIGTIPSDWDVKPISELFEVTAGGDWDRMNSSRYEQGPYRYPIYANALRNDGVQGYCKYWKIPGESLTITGRGDVGKAVYRPRPFVPIVRLLALVPRNSSAKFYAEYINSKVSFALESTGVPQLTAPQVKPLLVPVPPVEEQYAIANALTQVDSLVTALERLIVKKEAIRDGMMQQLLTGKTRLEGFSGEWLSLHVASKSTLRARIGWQGLTTSEYKTTGHFRLVGGTEFFDGSVDWGRTPFVDQWRYEQDAGIQVREGDVLLTKDGTIGKTAYVDHLPGPATLNSGVFVIRPTRNAYDSRFLYYVLRSRAFEEFLSRLTAGSTISHLYQRDLVGLVINAPATLEEQAAIASALGDADSEIRALRLQLSKTKSLKRGMTQELLSGRTRLANQDGSPDRQKEHQS, from the coding sequence ATGAGTCACGACGCCACACTTCTGAAAGACAAGTCAACGGAGATTGGCACGATTCCTTCTGACTGGGACGTTAAACCAATTAGCGAGCTGTTTGAAGTGACCGCTGGTGGCGACTGGGACAGAATGAATTCGTCCCGTTATGAGCAAGGGCCTTACAGGTATCCCATATATGCTAATGCTCTGAGGAACGACGGAGTTCAAGGGTACTGTAAATATTGGAAAATCCCCGGCGAGTCTCTGACAATTACAGGGCGCGGAGATGTTGGAAAAGCTGTATATCGTCCACGTCCTTTCGTCCCTATCGTCCGACTCCTGGCACTCGTCCCCAGGAATAGCTCTGCAAAGTTCTACGCTGAATACATAAACAGCAAGGTGTCGTTCGCACTCGAATCAACCGGAGTACCCCAACTCACTGCACCTCAGGTGAAACCGTTATTAGTTCCTGTTCCACCGGTTGAAGAGCAATATGCAATAGCGAATGCCTTAACGCAAGTCGACTCCTTGGTCACCGCCCTCGAGCGGCTGATTGTGAAGAAGGAAGCAATCAGAGACGGCATGATGCAACAACTCCTCACTGGAAAAACTCGCCTAGAGGGCTTCTCCGGCGAGTGGCTATCGCTCCATGTCGCATCAAAATCGACTCTGCGAGCACGTATTGGCTGGCAGGGCCTGACCACCAGCGAATACAAGACGACCGGACACTTTCGATTAGTGGGAGGAACGGAGTTCTTTGACGGATCGGTCGACTGGGGACGAACGCCATTTGTAGATCAGTGGCGTTATGAGCAAGATGCGGGCATCCAGGTACGTGAAGGTGATGTCCTGCTAACCAAGGATGGAACAATCGGAAAGACGGCCTACGTAGATCATCTTCCTGGTCCCGCGACACTAAACAGCGGTGTTTTTGTAATACGTCCAACTCGCAATGCTTACGACTCACGCTTCCTGTACTACGTACTGCGCTCTCGCGCTTTTGAAGAGTTCCTTTCACGGCTCACGGCCGGATCAACAATTTCGCACCTGTACCAGCGTGACCTTGTAGGTCTAGTTATTAACGCCCCCGCTACTTTAGAAGAGCAGGCCGCCATAGCGAGCGCTCTCGGAGACGCGGACTCGGAAATCCGCGCGTTGCGTTTACAACTCTCAAAGACTAAGTCTCTCAAACGAGGTATGACGCAGGAACTACTCTCCGGACGTACGCGTCTTGCGAACCAAGATGGATCTCCTGATCGCCAGAAGGAGCATCAATCGTGA